DNA sequence from the Alosa alosa isolate M-15738 ecotype Scorff River chromosome 2, AALO_Geno_1.1, whole genome shotgun sequence genome:
ctacatgcaggttctcgatacagatcaatgcaccaaatcagggcgattttagcgaaacaacgttcctgtgacaggctatcaaatattgaacaatgggataacgtttcatcatcacctttattgatgcctgaaatgttgacattgctgaaatacagagatgtagcctactgagaggcagctgcagacaacgatgttcaatgggttcaacttgtcccttgcctaccagctggatgtaaacaaagctatagaacctagaatacgtcacatgaaaaacgttaatatcAGTTAAGCTACACAATGTCAATGGTTATTACATTGTATGGAAAAGAGGTGGTATCTCAAATACAAGATGTACTATATTTTGGCCAAAACAATGCATTCATAGAACAATAGGGGGTGTATCTGGGTAAAATGCCTATTTAAGCAACATGGCCCATGAGGCTGTGTGTCAGTCATTTTAGAACTACTAAGGGGCTGTTGTTATGAAAGATATTAAACTATTTCTACGTGATTAAGAAGTAAGATATTGACACAAAATAGTAACTCAGACCTCTGATGTCTTAATGTTGCGGTCTTGAACTCCAGTGACAGTCTGAGAAATGCTTTTCAAGCTTGGCACTGGATGAGCATGACCCCAATTCAGTGCTGGCAATCTGGGAAAAACTAATTTCTCGGACACAAAACAGTCTTTGATTTCTCTgcccaatcacagaacggagctCAAAGTTAATCCTGTATTCAGAATGGTCTGAATACTTGAAAGCTATCAAAGCATCAAAGAGCATGCAACTAATTTGCCACTGATCCAAACCCAGCAGGGTTGTGACAAATCCAGCCAATTCTGGTGTCAATgaaatttgttgttttttttactcccaTGGCGCAGGCATTTATCGGTCTCTTGAACAGCAAAGTGTTTCGATTCAAAGAAGGGCCAAAGTAAGGAAAGAATACTCTGCAGCATCAGATTTATGTCATTCAATTTATTGGCTAGCTGACCAACCAACCAATgacaaatcaatcaatcaatcaatcaatcaatcaatcaatcaatcaataggGCAACATATGGTATGAGAATTGGAAGGCCAATTTTAGACCGTTTTGTTTCTGTGTTCCAATACGTTTTAGACTGGTAAGGTTTTTTCATATATCTACAGTAACAAACAGGAATGTCATGAAGTTTAATGCAACACTACGTTGTAATATAAGCATTTCTTCTGCTCCGAGATCACGCCTTAGCCAGCAGATCTATAGCATTTGTGATGTGTTAAATTAATACCTTCTACACTGTTTCTCCAGTGAAGCTGAGCGGCTTGTTTATTTAATCCATAATGGGGTAGCCATCAAAACACAGGTTTCCAAACAAGGGAGCCCTCCAAACTCTGAGTCTCAAGCTGGTGCTTGGATAACATAATGGTGACAGCATTGTCTAGACTACAGAGGCAGCTAATTACTCTAATTGTGGAATAAGAAATACTCAGCCAATCTCTTACCACAGTCCACAAacatattctttctctctctctctctctctctctctctctctctctctctctctctgtctctctctctctctctctctctctctctctctctctctctctctcactttctcgcCATCCCTCCCTCAGAATCTTGCAGGCAGAGAAAGGTGGACTAAAAGAAGAAGACAGAGCACACTGTTTACTTAACACgtcatgttttattgttttttgtccAAATCTAAAGGATACACACTCAAGATACTCCACACTTTGCTACATATCAACTAACGACAGCACAATAGTTCAAaacctgtttttttcttcttcttctgacaacggattaaaaaatgaaatgaaattgaaCTGCAGTGAGGATATCTAAGCGTGTCAAAGTTAgctcagacagagacagacagatgcttTTCCACCAATCTGATCCATGTCCAAGCCATTCTCCAAGGTGTCATTCATCTAAATTAACTCTTCCTCCTGTGGCTCAGCATCTCACAGACAATGTGTCTCTCATATTACAAATGTGCTGCagatttttagttttttagtttgtttgtttgttttcattccaGTCAATGAGAAAACAATATATTAAACAGCACTATGCACAATGATACATACTATTGCCGTAATGAGGGGTGGAGTATGCCCGTCCTGGTTCAAGTCAGGAACTACAGTACGATGATTAAAAGCTGTGTTCATTCTCCAGACACTCATGGTAAAATACAAAGTAGAGATTTGATAATTCATTAACATCAATATTAGCATAACTGTCGTCATCCATGTGCAGTTCATACAAACATATATTTTCTTCATGGAAAATTCTTTTACagaacatgtacagtatattgacGCTGCAATGTGGACAATATTAAGAATGAGATTAAAAACGAACTCATCTTGAGCCTGGTCATAGCATGAATCTTGTCACATTTTTCGGAAATGAGCATTAAGTCATTAAACTACAAGTTAAGAATGAGCTTTGTTTGCTCTCTGACAACAacgcagaaaaaaaaaaaaaaaaaaaagaatgtgtttTTAAGATCATGCCTTTATACAAATAGTCCTCTTTCATCAAGTAGAAATAGGAGtaccaataaataaataaaataaaaaatagacaGCAATTAGACTCATCAGTCAAATGAATGGAGCTCAAGGAGATCATtaacaaagaaagaaatggtgggagggagagagagaggagagaaaaagagaaaagaagaatgaAGCACTACACATTCTGCTAAACAGCTGGTATGGTTGGAGGATTGTGGTGAGATTTGACAGATTAACATCTACTGATTCTCAGATGGATCCCATAGATGTTGTGATGATTgagaggggacagagggagagaaggaaagagagagagaaagagagagagagggagagagagagagacactgctGGGCTCCAGACCTGTAGATTGATTGAAGGAATGAAGAAATAAACGGAGTGGAGCAGGTTCTGAGCGACTGGCTCTCACTGGCTGTCTGTGTTGGGCGGCTTGGCGTCGTGAGGGCCGCCACCCGCTGGCATCCAGGGCGAGACGGAGCGGGAGCTGGTCTGCTTGGCCATGCTGTAGTGGCTGATGACTGTGTAGAACCGCCCCCGCGAGTTGGCATCCTGGGAGTTGTAGTACGCCTCCAGAGAAGCCGGGATGCAACGCTTATGCTGTTGGTAGGGGGGACAAGAAAGAAAGCACCACGGCATGGTGAAAGCACCACGGCATGGTGAAAGCTCCACGGCATGGTGAAAGCACCACGGCATGGTGAAAGCACCACGGCATGGTGAAAGCTCAATGGCATGTTAAGAGAAAACATTCACATCAATGGACAGACGACAGGTCACATCGCTGCATACAATAAAGGCCTACTACtatatgtacatactgtatatgcttATGAGCAGTACCTAGTGTCCAGTGCCTTACCTTGTAGATGAAGCCTTCAGGGCAGGTGTGGTCATAAGTGAAGGCCTTATACACCACCAGGAACACTATACAGGCCAGAAAGGCCAGAGCCAGCACGATGAGGATGGTTACCTGCAAATAAGGAACAACAGTGAgtctacaagtgtgtgtgtgtgtaatttcatTCATGTTATGAAGACTTAGAGGAAGTGGAAGAAGAATTCTGTTTCATATCCAAAATCCTTCAGCTTGAAGTGAAACAGAGGCTTTGTCTGTTTATCCTTTGTCTCactgtctctatctctttttcagtttctctctctttttctcctctgtgttGTGAGGTGCATTGATGCTTATGGATCCCTGCACCCAACGGAGATTCAATATGCAGCACAAGCCCCTCTTCTCCAGTCTAACGCTCACAATGGGAGATCGCTCAGCCTCGCTtactgacagaaaaagagaagcgAACGCCACAAAAAAATGAGGGAAAATGACTCTGAGGAAATGAGAGCGATAGGAAATCAGAGCTCGTTCCAGCGCACGCTAATTTATTCATTTTACTGTCAGCAAATCGCCTTGTCTGCGGGCTCGCCATGGAAACGCGCTCTGCCAGAGCCCATTTGTTGCAACAAAGTGATGCAAACAAGGAAATCTGTAGTCGCGTGTACACGTGCCCGCCCTGGCGAAATCTGCCGCTTGGAAGGCGTGTATACCACCCACTCCCCACCCCCCGCTGTCAGTCGAGACTACTTTGTCAAGGCGGATTAAAACAGAAAGGGCGGAAAAATGTCTTGCCTCTCAGCCTCAGCATATGAAATAGAGTGTTTCTGAGTACTGCTTAATTAGAATTATGCTAATGAACTAGGAAGGATAAATGAAAGATATAGAGGCGAGAATGGACTTTTTCAAAGACTTCAGTCaactgtgtgtgagggtgtgtctatatgtgtcaacaatatagctgtgtgtgtgagacagatgaacatactgtacagtaaaatatact
Encoded proteins:
- the nsg2 gene encoding neuronal vesicle trafficking-associated protein 2, with product MVKLGSNLQDKGAKAASVEDGFQNVPLITPLDVCNLQYQAPDKVVVKTRAEYQAEQKKAKLKVPKVEEFTISITDGVSERLKVTILIVLALAFLACIVFLVVYKAFTYDHTCPEGFIYKHKRCIPASLEAYYNSQDANSRGRFYTVISHYSMAKQTSSRSVSPWMPAGGGPHDAKPPNTDSQ